The sequence CCGAGATCATCTCCGGTACGGGTGACAACCGGCCGCGCGGCTACGGCCGTTCCCATGTCACGGTGCTCGGGCACCCGCTGACCGCGGAGTCGACCGCCGCCATAGCGGCCCGGATCACCTCGACCGGCGGCAACATCGACCGCGTCTTCCGGCTGGCGAAGTATCCGGTCACCGCGGTCGAGTTCGCGGTGTCCGGTACGGGGACCGAGGAGCTGCGCAGCGCGCTGGCGCCGGAGGCCGCGGGTATCGGCGTGGACGTGGCGGTCGTCTCGGCCGGGCTGAGCCGCCGGGCGCAGCGGCTCGTGGTGATGGACGTCGACTCGACGCTGATCCAGGACGAGGTGATCGAGCTCTTCGCGGCCCATGCCGGCTGCGAGGCCGAGGTCGCCGAGGTGACCGAGCGGGCGATGCGGGGCGAGCTGGACTTCGAGCAGTCGCTGCACGCCCGGGTGGCGCTGCTGGCGGGGCTCGACGTGTCGGTGGTGGACAAGGTCCGCTCCGAGGTGCGGCTGACGCCGGGCGCCCGGACGCTGATCCGTACGCTGAAGCGGCTCGGCTACCAAGTGGGGGTGGTCTCGGGCGGGTTCACGCAGGTGACCGACGATCTGAAGGAGCGCCTGGGGCTCGACTTCGCCTCTGCCAACACGCTGGAGGTCGTCGACGGAAAGCTCACGGGCCGGGTGACCGGGGACATCGTCGACCGGGCGGGCAAGGCCCGGCTGCTGCGGAGCTTCGCCGCCGAGGCGGGGGTGCCGCTGGCGCAGACGGTGGCGATCGGCGACGGGGCCAATGACCTGGACATGCTGAACACGGCCGGGCTCGGGGTCGCCTTCAACGCCAAGCCGGTGGTCCGCGAGGCCGCGCACACGGCGGTGAACGTGCCGTTCCTGGACACCGTGCTCTACCTGCTCGGCGTCACCCGCGAGGAGGTGGAGGCGGCCGACGGCCTGGTCGAGTAGCCTCCCTCCCCCGCCGGGAAAGCGGACAGGGCCCCGGCGCGCACCTCGCGGTGTGCGCCGGGGCCCTGTGCGTACGCGTGGCCGGTCAGTCGTTGGGGGTCCAGTAGGCGGTGAGCCGGCCGACGCCGTGCTCCACGGTCTTCCAGGGGCCGGAGAACTCCACGACGGCGAAGGCCGCGGTCGGAAAGCCGCCGCGGGCCAGCCGGGCGAGCGCGTCGCCCTCGCTGCTGCCGGAGAGGGCGTCCGCGAGGGCGTGCATGCCGGGGTTGTGGCCGATGACCAGCAGGTTGGAGACGTCGTCCGGGGTCTCGTCGACCAGAGCGATCAGTTCGCCGAGCGAGGCCTCGTAGATCCGCTCCTCGTACACGGTTTTCGGGCGCTGCGGCATCTCGTGCACGGCCAGCTTCCACGTCTCACGCGTTCTGACGGCGGTCGAGCAGAGGGCCAGATCGAAGACGATCCCCGAATCGGCGAGTTTGCGGCCCGCCACGGGGGCGTCCGTGCGGCCGCGCTCGGCGAGGGGCCGCTCGTGGTCGGACTCCTGCGACCATTCCGCCTTGGCATGCCTGAGAAGGACGATCCTGCGAGATGTATCGGCGCTCATACATCTCAGCTTCGCATGAAATGTGCCAGCTGGCGCAGGGTGTTGGAGCCTTCTCCCGGGAGCCT comes from Streptomyces sp. Mut1 and encodes:
- the serB gene encoding phosphoserine phosphatase SerB; this encodes MSASQPLESSPSPEPPVTPQGPDIPTLLVKIFGKDRPGITAGLFDTLAAYSVDVVDIEQVVTRGRIVLCALVTAPTAGGTTEGDLRATVHSWAESLKLQAEIISGTGDNRPRGYGRSHVTVLGHPLTAESTAAIAARITSTGGNIDRVFRLAKYPVTAVEFAVSGTGTEELRSALAPEAAGIGVDVAVVSAGLSRRAQRLVVMDVDSTLIQDEVIELFAAHAGCEAEVAEVTERAMRGELDFEQSLHARVALLAGLDVSVVDKVRSEVRLTPGARTLIRTLKRLGYQVGVVSGGFTQVTDDLKERLGLDFASANTLEVVDGKLTGRVTGDIVDRAGKARLLRSFAAEAGVPLAQTVAIGDGANDLDMLNTAGLGVAFNAKPVVREAAHTAVNVPFLDTVLYLLGVTREEVEAADGLVE
- a CDS encoding SixA phosphatase family protein — protein: MSADTSRRIVLLRHAKAEWSQESDHERPLAERGRTDAPVAGRKLADSGIVFDLALCSTAVRTRETWKLAVHEMPQRPKTVYEERIYEASLGELIALVDETPDDVSNLLVIGHNPGMHALADALSGSSEGDALARLARGGFPTAAFAVVEFSGPWKTVEHGVGRLTAYWTPND